The DNA sequence GGATTATCTTCCAGTTTATTCAAAGATGTTTTAAGCAATACCTGTTCTTTTCCGAAAAAGAGCCTGGCATAGTTTTCAACCGATTCGATCAGGTGTACATCTTTCCATTTAATGAGATGGTGTCTGTCTCTATCTTTTACAAAAACATAAGGCTCATCATTTCCAGTGATCCTTTCAATAGCCTTATCCATTGCATTTTTAAAACGTTCCTTCCGTACGGGTTTCATCAGGTAATCCATAGCACTCACCTCAAAAGCCCTTACGGCAAAACTGTCGAAAGCGGTCACAAAGATCACTTCAGGAAGATGGTTTAACGTTTCTAACAGATCAAAGCCAGAACGACCAGGCATTTGGATATCTAAAAAAATCAGATCAGGTTTTAACAACACGATAAGCTTTTCTGCTTCATCTGCATTGGCCGCTTCACCCAATATCACTACCTGCGGATAGTCTTTTAGCATCCTTATCAGTTCCTGCCTTGCTCCACGTTCATCATCAATAATTATTACTCTTATTGTTTTCATATGATCGGGATTTTAATTTCGGCACAAACTATTTGCTGCGTCTCGGATAATCTAAAAGTAGCCAGCTGTTGATAACTAAGATCAAGCCGTTCCTTCAAATTTCGTAACCCTATACCTTCAATAATTTCATTCTCTTCCAACTTACCCGGATTTAATACCGTGATAATTAAAAAACCTTCCCTTTCAACAATGATAAGATCAATCCTACCACCATATTTTTCTAATGCAACACCATGTTTTACCGCATTTTCAACCAATGTTTGGATGCATAACCTGGGCACCATCAACTCTGATAAGGAAACATCAATATCAAGCTGGTACTCTAGTCTTTCTTGCATTCTTAAACTTTCCAGTTCGAGATAATCCTTTACCAGTGCAATCTCCTCATTTAACCTGATGAGCATGGAACTGCCCTTATAAAGCCCACTCCTTAAAAGCTCACTTAACAAATCGACCGCCCTACCTGCGGCATCGGGATTTATATAAACTAATGATTTTATGGTATTGAGTGTGTTAAACAAAAAATGAGGGTTTAGCTGGGCCGAAAGATTATCAAGCTGTGACTGCTTAAAGCTAAGTTCGAGCCTTGCGTTTTCTACTGATAAACGCATCTCTCTTTTCGCATAATGATAAAGATGGTAAGCCAAAAGCCATATCGCCATCAATCTAAAACCTGCTACCAAGATACTTACCGCATTTAAATTAAAGAAATCGACAAAGGTTTGTGCTACATCTCCCATAAACCACAGCCGAACAAGATAGAGTTTACCAATGGTGACCAATGCATAAAAAATACCCATCACTGGAACAGCAATCAACATCCGCCATAGTAATTTATCAAGCGGAAGATCTTGCCAATGATTTCTTATTGAAAAATTGCGGTAGAGGTGAGTGATTAATATATACATCGCCACATCCAGTACAAATTGAATTACTGCCAAATCCAACCTGAACCCATCTTTATACCAGCCGTTAAAAGACCAATACAGCGATGCTAGTGACCAACCAATAAGTTGGCATTTGCAATAAAGAGATATGTGTACTTTCTTTTCCAAAACGTTAGCTTGAAACAAAGCAACGAAAACTAATTTTAAGAAAAAAGATAAAGTACAGGAACGTAGGCTTTTGGGGGATGAGTGCGGTTTAGCACAGAGTAGGCGCTCGGTAGACTAAAAGTAGACCCGGTAAAAATCAACCTTGACAGAGAGTATTGATGACTTTTAATAGAATATTTTGATGATTTATTTGATCTACCTACCACTTCTAACATCCTATTCTAATAGATCATACAAGTGTAACAATTCACATAAAAAAGAAATATTCTTTTGTTTTTACTGGACAAAATAGGATTCCAACAAAGAAATGCAGTTAAAGCAAATGTCTTCAAAACACTGAATATCATTAACAATTCCACTTCAAACCAGCTCAATAGACCAATTTATTTATAAAAAAAAACCACAATAATTGATTTTTTGTTATGTCAATTACATAAGTTTAATTAATTTTATAATCGCCAAAAATTAAATCTGATATCCATTTTTAAGCTAGGATTTTTCGCTTTTACACAATAACATTAAATTAAACTACTATAAATTATGAAAATGAAACAATTACTTTATTTAGGGATATTTATTTTATCCATATCCCTGGGAAAAGCCCAGGATTTTTTCACCACAATAAGTGAAAGATCCATTAAGGCAGATCCTAAGAACAGAACAGTACAGCCTGAGAAGTTTCAAACGTATTCATTAGACGTGGCTGCAATGAAAAGCTACTTTAAGTCCGTTCCGGAACTTAGAGATAACGAGCTTAAAGACAAAGCCCCTATCATTGTCCTACCAATGCCTGACGGGACAAAAGCTAAATTCAAGATATGGAAATCTTCAGTAATGGCTCCTGAATTAGCTCAGAAGTTTCCTCAACTGGTTACTTTCACAGGTCAGGGCGTTGATGATCAGTACGCTACAATAAAATTAGATTTTACTGAATTAGGGTTTCATGCTCAGATAAAATCGGTAGTAAATGGTGATACCTATATCGATCCGTATGCAAAAAATAATATCGACAGTTATATTATTTACAAGAAAAGTGATCTAATCGATAGAACCCCAAGAACTTGTGGAACCAAAGACGAAGAGATTGCACCCGAAAAAAAAAATGTACAAAAAAGCGTCACTCCAAGCGTAGGTACTCAAATTAGAATTTTCAGATTTGCGGTAGCCTGCACCGGTGAGTACGCAAAAGCAGCAACAGGTTTAGCCACCCCTACTGTTGCCCAAACCCTTTCAGCGATTGTAACTTCTGTAAACAGGGTAAATGGTGTATACGAACAAGAAGTAGCAGTACGACTGATATTAGTTGCAACTGAAACAAATGTTATCTTTACAGACCCTGCTACAGATCCTTTTAATGGTAATGACGATGCCTACACCCTAATTGATGAGAGCCAGGCTCAGATTGATGCACTTATAGGAAGTGCCAATTACGATATAGGTCATACCTTCAGTACCGGAGGTGGTGGATTAGCCGGATTAGGAGTTATTTGCACTAATGGCCAAAAAGGAAGTGGAATTACCGGTTCACCTAATCCAGTTGGAGACCCTTATGATATAGATTATGTTGCTCATGAAGTAGGACACCAATTTGGAGGCCCACATACATTTAATGCAACAACATTAAACTGTGGAGGAGGTAACCGTAGTGCTTCCAATGCTGTAGAACCAGGAAGTGGAGTTACCATCATGGCGTACGCGGGAATTTGTGGTGCGACCAACAATCTTGCTCCTAACAGTATTCCTACTTTTCATACCCGATCATTTCAGTCTATTACTTCAACGGTTCAGGCAAAAACATGTCAAGTGACAACTCCGGTTGCAAATACCGCTCCTGTTGTTAACGCAGGAAGTGACTATACCATCCCTAAGGGAACGCCTTTTAAATTAACAGGTTCTGCAACCGATGCGCAAAATAATGCACTTACCTATTCATGGGAACAAAATGATGTAGGCCCAGCTGGGAATTGGAATGTTCCAACAGGAAATGCCGCTATATTCAGATCATTTGTACCTGTAACTGTTCCTTACAGATATTTTCCAAAACTTACTGATGTAATTAATAATACAACAACTAAGGGAGAATTATTGCCTTCTTATGGAAGAAATATGGAGTTCAGACTGACGGTAAGAGACAACAACGCAGGTTGTGCTGGAGTTGCTAATGATGACGCATCGATTACAGTCGATGGAAATTCAGGACCATTCACTGTTACAGCACCTGCTACAGCGGTTAGTTGGGCAGGCAACTCTTCTCAAACCATTACGTGGAATGTAGCGAACACTACTGCTGCTCCGGTAAGTTGTGCTAATGTAAGTATCTTGCTTTCTACAGATGGAGGCCTTACATATCCTACTACTATTATTGCTTCTACTCCAAATGATGGATCAGAGACCATTACAATCCCTAATGTAAATACAACCCAAGCCAGAATTATGGTGGCGGGACAAGGTAATGTATTTTATAATCTTAACCCGGTAAATTTTACAATTACACAGGTACTGGCTACCAATGAAGTAGCGGGAAATAAAGACGTATTCGTTCTTTATCCTAATCCAAGTAAGGGACTTCTGAATATTAAATTCACAAACTCTAGTGAAAACTATGACATCATGGTCTATGATGGAAGCGGAAGACTAGCATTCAGTAAACTGAACAACACATTAGATGCTGGTAAAGTTGGTACTTTCAACCTCGCTCACTTAACGACTGGAGATTATGTGATCAAGATTAAAACTAAAAAAATGGAGAAAACTGTTAAATGGGTTAAAGAATAAAGAAACTGAATCCATTTATTGATAAAAAAGGTTGTTTTCACTTGAAAACAACCTTTTTATTTTATAATAATATCGTACTTATTGAAATCTTTTCACCAGCCATTTTCTTACAGGTATATCATAGAGCCTCATATAAAGATATGCCATGATAATGGAAACGACTACAGTCAGCAAACCAAAAATCCAGGACTGAGAGTCTTCCAAAGTATATTTACCATTTGCGACCCATGCATAATAAGTATATGCCAATGGAAAATGGGTAATGTAAAGAGGGTAAGAAATATCACCTAACCACTTACAAAACTGATTTGTTTTTTCATTTACAATCTTCCCACCTGCTCCCAGTAAAATAACTGCCGGAAACAAAACCATTAGTGCAAAACATTCGTATAAAGCATTCTGCCAATGGGCTTCATTCCCACCCAATCGAGGAATTGCCAATATCATAATTAGTAAAATACCCGTCACAACAAAAGCATTTTTCATCGATTTCAGCTGAAAAACCCTTGCCAAAAATATCCCCGCCAAAAATGGAAAAGCCAGCCTCGTAAAACCAATTCTCAATTGGTTAACATCATCAATAGACCACCCTCCGATCATATCACCATTCGGATTGGTAAATGCATAATAGATCGTAAATAGTGCAGAAACTAGAACTAAAATCCCCAATACCAATTTCGAAACCTTCCGCAAAATTAAAGCGTAGAAAATATTGGCTATGTATTCATAAAATAATGACCACGCCGGACCGTTTAATGGATGCATTTCATTCCAACCTCTGACATCAAGCCCTTTTCCAACCGGGATCACTGTCATTCCTATAAACATCACCAATAGTAGCTTCCATACAGGAGTGGTCGAAATCCCGGCCCAGCCTAAACCTTCCGTCTGTTGGAAATAAAACAAAGCAGCTCCTACCAGCGAACCAATAATGATCATCGGTTGTAGTCTTATTAGACGCCTTATAAAAAAGTCTTTCAATGTCATCTGGTTCCATCGGCTATCATAGGCATAGCTGATCACATAACCTGATAGCATAAAGAAAAAATCGACCGCTAAATATCCATGATTGATGATCTGCTTGGTATGATCACCATTTGAAAAAACTTCAAAAACATGAAAAAACACGACCATAATAGCGGCAACTCCACGTAATCCATCAAGGATTTCATAATGAGGTTTAGAAGAGGAAATAGATAAGGTTGAGTTCATATCTGGATTAAAAATTTGATACAAAAATATACGATCCCAGCATAAAACACTTGTTCTATATTTTTTAATCAT is a window from the Chryseobacterium sp. T16E-39 genome containing:
- a CDS encoding LytR/AlgR family response regulator transcription factor; this encodes MKTIRVIIIDDERGARQELIRMLKDYPQVVILGEAANADEAEKLIVLLKPDLIFLDIQMPGRSGFDLLETLNHLPEVIFVTAFDSFAVRAFEVSAMDYLMKPVRKERFKNAMDKAIERITGNDEPYVFVKDRDRHHLIKWKDVHLIESVENYARLFFGKEQVLLKTSLNKLEDNPDCQRFFRASRSILFNIDYISLVKKDIEGTLVVLKTGEQIRISERQAIKFRNLIKT
- a CDS encoding sensor histidine kinase; translated protein: MEKKVHISLYCKCQLIGWSLASLYWSFNGWYKDGFRLDLAVIQFVLDVAMYILITHLYRNFSIRNHWQDLPLDKLLWRMLIAVPVMGIFYALVTIGKLYLVRLWFMGDVAQTFVDFFNLNAVSILVAGFRLMAIWLLAYHLYHYAKREMRLSVENARLELSFKQSQLDNLSAQLNPHFLFNTLNTIKSLVYINPDAAGRAVDLLSELLRSGLYKGSSMLIRLNEEIALVKDYLELESLRMQERLEYQLDIDVSLSELMVPRLCIQTLVENAVKHGVALEKYGGRIDLIIVEREGFLIITVLNPGKLEENEIIEGIGLRNLKERLDLSYQQLATFRLSETQQIVCAEIKIPII
- a CDS encoding reprolysin-like metallopeptidase, whose amino-acid sequence is MKQLLYLGIFILSISLGKAQDFFTTISERSIKADPKNRTVQPEKFQTYSLDVAAMKSYFKSVPELRDNELKDKAPIIVLPMPDGTKAKFKIWKSSVMAPELAQKFPQLVTFTGQGVDDQYATIKLDFTELGFHAQIKSVVNGDTYIDPYAKNNIDSYIIYKKSDLIDRTPRTCGTKDEEIAPEKKNVQKSVTPSVGTQIRIFRFAVACTGEYAKAATGLATPTVAQTLSAIVTSVNRVNGVYEQEVAVRLILVATETNVIFTDPATDPFNGNDDAYTLIDESQAQIDALIGSANYDIGHTFSTGGGGLAGLGVICTNGQKGSGITGSPNPVGDPYDIDYVAHEVGHQFGGPHTFNATTLNCGGGNRSASNAVEPGSGVTIMAYAGICGATNNLAPNSIPTFHTRSFQSITSTVQAKTCQVTTPVANTAPVVNAGSDYTIPKGTPFKLTGSATDAQNNALTYSWEQNDVGPAGNWNVPTGNAAIFRSFVPVTVPYRYFPKLTDVINNTTTKGELLPSYGRNMEFRLTVRDNNAGCAGVANDDASITVDGNSGPFTVTAPATAVSWAGNSSQTITWNVANTTAAPVSCANVSILLSTDGGLTYPTTIIASTPNDGSETITIPNVNTTQARIMVAGQGNVFYNLNPVNFTITQVLATNEVAGNKDVFVLYPNPSKGLLNIKFTNSSENYDIMVYDGSGRLAFSKLNNTLDAGKVGTFNLAHLTTGDYVIKIKTKKMEKTVKWVKE
- a CDS encoding acyltransferase family protein — translated: MNSTLSISSSKPHYEILDGLRGVAAIMVVFFHVFEVFSNGDHTKQIINHGYLAVDFFFMLSGYVISYAYDSRWNQMTLKDFFIRRLIRLQPMIIIGSLVGAALFYFQQTEGLGWAGISTTPVWKLLLVMFIGMTVIPVGKGLDVRGWNEMHPLNGPAWSLFYEYIANIFYALILRKVSKLVLGILVLVSALFTIYYAFTNPNGDMIGGWSIDDVNQLRIGFTRLAFPFLAGIFLARVFQLKSMKNAFVVTGILLIMILAIPRLGGNEAHWQNALYECFALMVLFPAVILLGAGGKIVNEKTNQFCKWLGDISYPLYITHFPLAYTYYAWVANGKYTLEDSQSWIFGLLTVVVSIIMAYLYMRLYDIPVRKWLVKRFQ